In the Drosophila gunungcola strain Sukarami unplaced genomic scaffold, Dgunungcola_SK_2 000001F, whole genome shotgun sequence genome, one interval contains:
- the LOC128261508 gene encoding ras-related protein Rab6 has protein sequence MSSGDFGNPLRKFKLVFLGEQSVGKTSLITRFMYDSFDNTYQATIGIDFLSKTMYLEDRTVRLQLWDTAGQERFRSLIPSYIRDSTVAVVVYDITNTNSFHQTSKWIDDVRTERGSDVIIMLVGNKTDLSDKRQVSTEEGERKAKELNVMFIETSAKAGYNVKQLFRRVAAALPGMDSTENKPSEDMQEVVLKDSPNETKDPEGGCAC, from the coding sequence ATGTCATCCGGAGATTTCGGCAATCCGCTGCGGAAGTTCAAGCTGGTCTTCCTGGGCGAGCAGAGTGTGGGGAAGACCTCCCTGATTACGCGATTCATGTACGACAGCTTTGACAACACGTACCAGGCGACGATCGGGATCGACTTCCTCTCGAAGACCATGTACCTGGAGGACCGCACGGTGCGCCTGCAGCTGTGGGACACGGCGGGCCAGGAACGGTTCCGCTCCCTGATCCCGTCCTACATTCGCGACTCCACGGTGGCCGTCGTCGTGTACGACATCACCAACACCAACTCGTTCCACCAAACCTCCAAGTGGATCGATGACGTGCGCACGGAACGGGGCAGCGACGTCATCATCATGCTGGTGGGCAACAAGACGGATCTCTCGGACAAGCGCCAGGTGTCCACCGAGGAGGGAGAGCGCAAGGCGAAGGAGCTGAATGTGATGTTTATCGAGACGAGCGCCAAGGCCGGCTACAATGTGAAGCAATTATTCCGACGGGTGGCTGCGGCACTGCCCGGCATGGATTCCACGGAGAACAAGCCGTCGGAGGACATGCAGGAGGTCGTGCTGAAGGACTCGCCCAACGAGACGAAGGATCCGGAGGGCGGCTGCGCCTGCTAG
- the LOC128261504 gene encoding trypsin: MIANGQQTTLASVIPLILSLCQVSGVAIGQPERRVVGGSAAATNSAPYAVSMQYGGTHYCAASILNANWLVTAAHCLTNSNQVMGSTLVAGSNAVAGTASTTQTRSITYFVINDLYTGGTVPYDIGLVYTPTPFVWSAAVAAVTLPTAGVVPTGTANLYGWGSTSTTNTASYPNTLQVASNVPIISLSSCETALGTKGSDVHSTNLCTGPLTGGVSICTSDSGGPLVQGNVLIGIVSWGKLPCGQANSPSVYVQVSSFISWISANQQVP; the protein is encoded by the coding sequence ATGATAGCGAACGGACAGCAAACAACGCTGGCCAGTGTGATCCCGCTGATCCTGAGCCTGTGCCAGGTGTCCGGTGTGGCCATTGGCCAGCCGGAGAGGCGTGTCGTGGGCGGCAGTGCGGCGGCGACGAACAGTGCTCCCTACGCGGTGTCCATGCAGTACGGTGGCACCCACTACTGCGCGGCTAGCATCCTGAATGCCAACTGGCTGGTAACGGCCGCCCACTGCCTGACCAACAGCAACCAGGTGATGGGGAGCACCCTGGTGGCGGGCAGCAACGCGGTGGCCGGAACAGCCAGCACCACGCAGACGCGGAGCATCACCTACTTCGTGATCAACGATCTGTACACGGGTGGAACCGTTCCCTACGACATCGGATTGGTCTACACGCCCACCCCCTTTGTGTGGTCCGCCGCTGTGGCCGCCGTAACGCTGCCCACAGCCGGAGTGGTGCCCACTGGCACCGCCAATCTCTACGGCTGgggcagcaccagcaccaccaacaCCGCCTCCTACCCCAACACCCTCCAGGTGGCCAGCAATGTGCCCATCATCTCGCTGAGCTCCTGCGAGACCGCCCTGGGCACCAAAGGCAGCGACGTCCATTCGACCAATCTCTGCACTGGTCCTCTGACCGGCGGCGTCAGCATCTGCACCTCGGATTCGGGAGGTCCTTTGGTCCAAGGCAACGTCCTCATCGGCATAGTGTCCTGGGGAAAGCTGCCCTGTGGTCAGGCCAACTCACCGTCGGTCTATGTGCAGGTATCCTCGTTTATTTCCTGGATATCGGCCAACCAACAGGTGCCCTAA
- the LOC128261503 gene encoding lectizyme: MIANGQHNSRWRHRSLASYLLLALGLCQGSGFAFAQPEGRVVGGTAASAGSAPYIVSMQYGGTHYCAASILNANWLVTAAHCLANRNQVLGSTLVAGSLAVAGTASTTQKRQITHYVINDLYTGGTVPYDIGLIYTPTAFVWTAAVAPVKLPAAGARPTGSANLFGWGSTSKTNSPSYPKVLQEAKNIPIISLDSCAKALGTKGQDVHNTNLCTGPLTGGTSFCTSDSGGPLVQGNVLIGIVSWGKLPCGQVNSPSVYVQVSSFISWIAANQKI; this comes from the coding sequence ATGATTGCGAACGGACAGCATAACTCAAGGTGGCGCCATCGCTCCTTGGCCAGTTACCTCCTCCTGGCCCTGGGACTCTGCCAAGGATCGGGATTCGCCTTCGCCCAACCCGAAGGACGCGTGGTGGGCGGCACGGCAGCGTCGGCTGGTAGTGCTCCCTACATTGTGTCCATGCAGTACGGTGGCACCCACTACTGCGCGGCTAGCATCCTGAATGCCAACTGGCTGGTAACTGCCGCTCACTGCCTGGCCAACAGAAACCAGGTCCTGGGCAGCACACTGGTGGCCGGCAGCCTTGCGGTGGCCGGAACAGCTAGCACCACCCAAAAACGGCAAATAACTCACTATGTGATCAACGATCTGTATACCGGCGGAACCGTTCCCTACGATATCGGCCTGATCTACACGCCCACCGCCTTTGTTTGGACCGCCGCAGTGGCTCCTGTCAAGCTGCCAGCGGCCGGCGCCAGGCCAACGGGATCGGCCAACCTCTTCGGCTGGGGCAGCACCAGCAAAACCAACAGCCCCTCCTATCCGAAGGTTCTCCAGGAGGCCAAGAATATTCCCATCATTAGCCTCGATTCCTGTGCGAAGGCATTGGGCACCAAGGGTCAGGATGTCCACAACACGAACCTGTGCACGGGACCTCTAACTGGGGGCACTAGCTTCTGCACCTCGGATTCGGGTGGTCCTTTGGTCCAGGGCAATGTCCTCATCGGCATTGTGTCCTGGGGAAAGCTGCCCTGTGGTCAGGTCAACTCGCCGTCGGTCTATGTGCAGGTATCCTCGTTTATTTCCTGGATAGCAGCCAATCAAAAGATATGA
- the LOC128261485 gene encoding uncharacterized protein LOC128261485 isoform X1 has protein sequence MTLRLVSILSAALLLLWPAQLDAFITPNTGCHHNGTWFADKSVVPSMEKCLNCQCNRKTLVCRLKVCPEMPMPPPRGCVVVQKKSTCCPYLSCARLDAFYKIPTKRRIIAYLDHYERESIDRVVNDNMLQRRSDDSDTDLFVCVKNGTVYKSGSAMSSSNLCSYCYCIGGTEKCVKPKCMLPVEGCKPIFVDSTCCPVRYDCSSKTSGKSSQEVRYRKTSNKHFQRMSQRLQRNRGCTVGAQFYAEGQKMRSDADRPCDICFCIRGTRRCAPKKCSPALKNCIPVVPKGQCCPSSYDCGSQRDYRRSHNSRQFNLYNMLFGKDEPTEQRVPALRPQDSMAERYPHDRHPTRAASGSHVEASSEKSIMDTLREGLEFIDGNNNKMLANNLDLVGMRTTQAPPSMRTEPSAEGSSTTALSFLDLILGPTTENEGVGQPESTTVKNTLSWMDILLGPDDEELGPKTEAYLESSTTLNSPEDGVIPSTNSIKRVAEDFDEQLDNGEMAVGELPAEAQQIGLANAGIWPAPAKDVVAPAKEEPSLFNAFMDGLSGMLEEPLNQTSTSTTTSTERPTTVHAPPMFRPLASGKPIHTRINSKLANLTVTPPMLVVTSKYGQPVTHRTAEKRVNATKSTEKPSVSTTQRAVLDTNVKTTTKPSTTVKPKLKTTRKTTTTSKPTTPKPTTPKPSTTKPTSPKPTTTKPTTPKSTTPKPTTPIPTTSITSNPKPTTTTTTTTTIRTTGKPKFKPKPKPYITSTPKPLVIKTNPSILEAEPLDTSGEPTLPPSLPNLKIIPFLPTDAVETVSKEKYSPNFYQQTVASDKMDVVGYDTMDDSVALFSQSQPDQAAYKYKFNVEVPAVESAPEPVVHVGGKYEGSAAYVNFDFDQPVVPPPHNGFSPPTETEGGFMPKEPLVIDGEVLQEHVTSSEINGPLDNFHVTHHIIEITTSGTQANDTASIEITTPDPFKDVIHTEPSPNLDELIVDKANKKPIEEHIETVTYSISNSTASSTSSTTSSTTTITTTKPTTTATTTTEKEKEATSIDKYEINKLDKLLEELLGMELSKEEVVSSTVPAFKQLPTATPTIAAIPTTAAAATPTATTTTSTAAKSTAGRPPATTRAPAKKGNSKTKNKQTTGNRRKVQSATRRQSTAATTRAPPVTTASASAATTTGQPTTTRGTLHPFLNSPFDKLPFMDTSYEVRPHRLQPQQQALQAPQQQQQHEPPPQQFHHYQHATRPPTTAPPAASSPEDMLQGSGLGLGSGSGSGSGSGERTGGAAGFLGGDDPLGQLKLAGCNIYGRMYRVGRIIVELSSQCLECKCTEVGVKCGPLDC, from the exons ATGACGCTGCGCTTAGTCAGCATATTATCGGCGGCATTACTTCTGCTTTGGCCCGCACAGCTGGACGCGTTTATCACGCCGAATACAG GCTGTCATCACAATGGCACTTGGTTCGCGGACAAATCGGTGGTGCCGAGCATGGAGAAGTGCCTGAACTGCCAGTGTAACCGAAAGACGCTAGTGTGTCGACTGAAGGTCTGCCCCGAAATGCCCATGCCGCCGCCCAGGGGCTGTGTGGTGGTCCAGAAAAAGAGCACCTGCTGCCCATATCTATCCTGCGCCAGACTGGATGCCTTCTACAAAATACCCACCAAGCGCCGCATCATCGCCTACTTGGATCACTATGAAAGGGAGTCCATCGATCGGGTGGTCAACGATAATATGCTTCAAAGACGCTCCGATGATTCCGACACGGATCTGTTCG TCTGTGTGAAAAATGGTACCGTCTATAAATCTGGCTCGGCGATGTCATCTTCGAATCTGTGCAGCTACTGTTATTGCATAG GCGGTACCGAGAAATGTGTGAAGCCGAAATGCATGCTGCCCGTGGAGGGCTGTAAGCCCATATTTGTGGATTCCACCTGCTGTCCGGTGAGGTATGACTGCAGCAGCAAAACCTCCGGAAAATCGTCGCAGGAAGTGCGCTACAGGAAGACCTCGAACAAGCACTTCCAGCGCATGTCGCAGCGCCTGCAGCGCAATCGAGGCTGCACTGTGGGCGCCCAGTTCTACGCGGAGGGTCAGAAGATGCGGTCGGATGCGGACAGGCCGTGCGACATATGTTTCTGCATCCGTGGAACGCGGCGTTGTGCTCCGAAAAAGTGCTCGCCGGCTCTGAAGAACTGCATTCCGGTGGTGCCGAAGGGTCAGTGCTGTCCATCCAGTTACGATTGTGGCAGCCAGCGGGATTATCGCAGATCGCACAACTCCAGACAGTTCAATCTGTACAACATGCTCTTCGGCAAGGATGAGCCAACGGAGCAAAGGGTGCCAGCTTTAAGGCCACAAGACTCAATGGCCGAAAGATATCCCCACGATCGTCATCCCACGAGAGCTGCCTCGGGAAGTCACGTGGAGGCCAGTAGTGAAAAGAGCATAATGGACACTCTTCGCGAAGGTCTCGAGTTTATTGAtggtaacaacaacaaaatgctGGCCAACAATTTAGACCTTGTGGGCATGAGAACCACCCAGGCACCACCTTCAATGAGAACAGAACCCAGTGCAGAGGGGAGCAGCACTACAGCTCTGAGTTTCTTGGACTTGATTTTGGGTCCCACCACGGAAAACGAAGGAGTAGGCCAGCCAGAATCAACGACGGTCAAGAACACACTCTCCTGGATGGACATACTGCTGGGTCCCGATGATGAGGAGCTGGGCCCCAAGACAGAAGCCTATCTGGAGAGCAGTACCACCCTTAATTCGCCCGAAGATGGCGTTATTCCTTCCACAAATAGTATAAAACGCGTTGCAGAGGATTTCGATGAACAGTTGGACAACGGAGAAATGGCAGTGGGTGAACTACCAGCGGAGGCTCAACAAATTGGTTTGGCGAATGCCGGAATTTGGCCAGCACCAGCCAAGGATGTGGTGGCCCCAGCAAAAGAAGAACCCAGTTTGTTCAACGCCTTTATGGATGGTCTGTCTGGTATGCTCGAAGAGCCACTCAATCAGACCTCGACAAGTACAACCACAAGCACTGAGAGACCAACCACTGTGCATGCACCACCCATGTTCCGACCGTTGGCTAGTGGCAAGCCAATTCACACGCGAATAAACTCGAAACTGGCCAACCTCACGGTTACACCGCCCATGCTGGTGGTGACCAGCAAATATGGTCAGCCGGTGACCCACAGAACAGCGGAAAAGAGGGTCAACGCCACCAAAAGCACAGAGAAACCAAGTGTCAGCACCACCCAGCGAGCAGTACTAGATACCAATGTAAAAACCACAACGAAGCCAAGCACTACGGTTAAACCCAAGCTAAAGACCACAAGGAAAACCACTACCACCTCGAAACCTACTACTCCAAAACCCACAACTCCGAAACCTTCGACAACAAAACCCACATCACCTAAACCAACGACTACAAAGCCCACAACTCCAAAATCAACCACTCCAAAGCCCACAACTCCAATACCCACAACTTCGATAACTTCCAATCCAAAACCAACAACTacgacgacaacaacaaccaccatTCGAACCACCGGCAAACCCAAGTTTAAGCCAAAGCCTAAACCCTATATTACAAGCACTCCAAAGCCTCTGGTAATCAAAACTAACCCGAGTATTTTGGAAGCCGAACCTTTGGATACCAGCGGTGAACCCACATTGCCACCCAGTCTACCgaacttaaaaataatccCTTTTCTCCCAACCGATGCTGTGGAAACGGTTTCCAAGGAGAAGTATTCGCCCAACTTCTATCAACAGACGGTGGCCTCGGATAAAATGGATGTGGTGGGGTATGATACCATGGATGATTCGGTAGCTCTGTTCTCGCAATCTCAGCCGGATCAGGCTGCCTATAAGTACAAGTTCAATGTGGAAGTGCCAGCAGTTGAATCCGCCCCAGAACCAGTTGTTCATGTGGGTGGTAAATATGAAGGCAGTGCTGCCTACGTGAACTTTGATTTTGATCAGCCGGTGGTGCCGCCCCCTCACAATGGGTTCTCACCACCCACCGAAACGGAGGGAGGGTTCATGCCCAAGGAACCGCTGGTCATCGATGGCGAGGTCCTTCAGGAACATGTCACCTCAAGTGAAATCAATGGGCCTCTTGACAACTTCCATGTGACGCATCACATTATCGAAATCACAACATCGGGGACACAAGCAAACGACACTGCTTCGATAG aaATCACTACACCCGATCCCTTTAAAGATGTCATACACACAGAGCCTTCGCCCAATCTCGATGAACTAATCGTTGACAAGGCGAACAAGAAGCCGATTGAAGAGCATATTGAGACTGTCACTTACAGTATTAGCAACTCAACAGCATCATCTACATCGTCAACCACCAGCAGCACAACAACGATAACGACAacaaagccaacaacaacagcaacaacaacaacggaaaaggaaaaggaagcCACCTCGATAGATAAATatgaaatcaataaattagaTAAGCTACTGGAAGAGCTGCTTGGCATGGAGTTGTCCAAAGAGGAAGTGGTGAGCAGCACAGTGCCGGCATTTAAGCAACTGCCAACAGCAACGCCAACAATAGCAGCAAtaccaacaacagcagcagcagcaacaccaacagcaacaacaacgacaagcACGGCAGCAAAATCCACCGCAGGTCGGCCACCAGCGACAACACGTGCTCCGGCCAAAAAGGGAAAtagtaaaacgaaaaacaaacagaCCACCGGCAACAGACGCAAAGTCCAGAGTGCCACGCGACGCCAgagcacggcagcaacaactaGAGCCCCACCAGTAACaacggcatcggcatcggcggCCACAACCACGGGGCAGCCCACAACAACGAGGGGCACACTGCATCCATTTTTAAACTCACCGTTCGACAAATTGCCCTTCATGGATACCAGCTATGAGGTTAGACCGCACCGAttgcagccgcagcagcaggcgTTGCAGGcaccgcagcaacagcagcaacatgagcCCCCACCGCAGCAATTCCACCATTACCAACATGCAACACGACCGCCGACGACAGCTCCACCAGCAGCATCATCCCCGGAGGATATGCTCCAGGGATCGGGCTTGGGCTTAGGTTCGGGTTCAGGTTCAGGTTCAGGTTCGGGGGAAAGGActggaggagcagcaggattTCTAGGGGGCGATGATCCCCTTGGTCAGCTCAAGTTGGCGGGCTGTAACATATACGGACGCATGTATCGGGTTGGCAGGATTATCGTGGAAT
- the LOC128261485 gene encoding uncharacterized protein LOC128261485 isoform X2, giving the protein MLPVEGCKPIFVDSTCCPVRYDCSSKTSGKSSQEVRYRKTSNKHFQRMSQRLQRNRGCTVGAQFYAEGQKMRSDADRPCDICFCIRGTRRCAPKKCSPALKNCIPVVPKGQCCPSSYDCGSQRDYRRSHNSRQFNLYNMLFGKDEPTEQRVPALRPQDSMAERYPHDRHPTRAASGSHVEASSEKSIMDTLREGLEFIDGNNNKMLANNLDLVGMRTTQAPPSMRTEPSAEGSSTTALSFLDLILGPTTENEGVGQPESTTVKNTLSWMDILLGPDDEELGPKTEAYLESSTTLNSPEDGVIPSTNSIKRVAEDFDEQLDNGEMAVGELPAEAQQIGLANAGIWPAPAKDVVAPAKEEPSLFNAFMDGLSGMLEEPLNQTSTSTTTSTERPTTVHAPPMFRPLASGKPIHTRINSKLANLTVTPPMLVVTSKYGQPVTHRTAEKRVNATKSTEKPSVSTTQRAVLDTNVKTTTKPSTTVKPKLKTTRKTTTTSKPTTPKPTTPKPSTTKPTSPKPTTTKPTTPKSTTPKPTTPIPTTSITSNPKPTTTTTTTTTIRTTGKPKFKPKPKPYITSTPKPLVIKTNPSILEAEPLDTSGEPTLPPSLPNLKIIPFLPTDAVETVSKEKYSPNFYQQTVASDKMDVVGYDTMDDSVALFSQSQPDQAAYKYKFNVEVPAVESAPEPVVHVGGKYEGSAAYVNFDFDQPVVPPPHNGFSPPTETEGGFMPKEPLVIDGEVLQEHVTSSEINGPLDNFHVTHHIIEITTSGTQANDTASIEITTPDPFKDVIHTEPSPNLDELIVDKANKKPIEEHIETVTYSISNSTASSTSSTTSSTTTITTTKPTTTATTTTEKEKEATSIDKYEINKLDKLLEELLGMELSKEEVVSSTVPAFKQLPTATPTIAAIPTTAAAATPTATTTTSTAAKSTAGRPPATTRAPAKKGNSKTKNKQTTGNRRKVQSATRRQSTAATTRAPPVTTASASAATTTGQPTTTRGTLHPFLNSPFDKLPFMDTSYEVRPHRLQPQQQALQAPQQQQQHEPPPQQFHHYQHATRPPTTAPPAASSPEDMLQGSGLGLGSGSGSGSGSGERTGGAAGFLGGDDPLGQLKLAGCNIYGRMYRVGRIIVELSSQCLECKCTEVGVKCGPLDC; this is encoded by the exons ATGCTGCCCGTGGAGGGCTGTAAGCCCATATTTGTGGATTCCACCTGCTGTCCGGTGAGGTATGACTGCAGCAGCAAAACCTCCGGAAAATCGTCGCAGGAAGTGCGCTACAGGAAGACCTCGAACAAGCACTTCCAGCGCATGTCGCAGCGCCTGCAGCGCAATCGAGGCTGCACTGTGGGCGCCCAGTTCTACGCGGAGGGTCAGAAGATGCGGTCGGATGCGGACAGGCCGTGCGACATATGTTTCTGCATCCGTGGAACGCGGCGTTGTGCTCCGAAAAAGTGCTCGCCGGCTCTGAAGAACTGCATTCCGGTGGTGCCGAAGGGTCAGTGCTGTCCATCCAGTTACGATTGTGGCAGCCAGCGGGATTATCGCAGATCGCACAACTCCAGACAGTTCAATCTGTACAACATGCTCTTCGGCAAGGATGAGCCAACGGAGCAAAGGGTGCCAGCTTTAAGGCCACAAGACTCAATGGCCGAAAGATATCCCCACGATCGTCATCCCACGAGAGCTGCCTCGGGAAGTCACGTGGAGGCCAGTAGTGAAAAGAGCATAATGGACACTCTTCGCGAAGGTCTCGAGTTTATTGAtggtaacaacaacaaaatgctGGCCAACAATTTAGACCTTGTGGGCATGAGAACCACCCAGGCACCACCTTCAATGAGAACAGAACCCAGTGCAGAGGGGAGCAGCACTACAGCTCTGAGTTTCTTGGACTTGATTTTGGGTCCCACCACGGAAAACGAAGGAGTAGGCCAGCCAGAATCAACGACGGTCAAGAACACACTCTCCTGGATGGACATACTGCTGGGTCCCGATGATGAGGAGCTGGGCCCCAAGACAGAAGCCTATCTGGAGAGCAGTACCACCCTTAATTCGCCCGAAGATGGCGTTATTCCTTCCACAAATAGTATAAAACGCGTTGCAGAGGATTTCGATGAACAGTTGGACAACGGAGAAATGGCAGTGGGTGAACTACCAGCGGAGGCTCAACAAATTGGTTTGGCGAATGCCGGAATTTGGCCAGCACCAGCCAAGGATGTGGTGGCCCCAGCAAAAGAAGAACCCAGTTTGTTCAACGCCTTTATGGATGGTCTGTCTGGTATGCTCGAAGAGCCACTCAATCAGACCTCGACAAGTACAACCACAAGCACTGAGAGACCAACCACTGTGCATGCACCACCCATGTTCCGACCGTTGGCTAGTGGCAAGCCAATTCACACGCGAATAAACTCGAAACTGGCCAACCTCACGGTTACACCGCCCATGCTGGTGGTGACCAGCAAATATGGTCAGCCGGTGACCCACAGAACAGCGGAAAAGAGGGTCAACGCCACCAAAAGCACAGAGAAACCAAGTGTCAGCACCACCCAGCGAGCAGTACTAGATACCAATGTAAAAACCACAACGAAGCCAAGCACTACGGTTAAACCCAAGCTAAAGACCACAAGGAAAACCACTACCACCTCGAAACCTACTACTCCAAAACCCACAACTCCGAAACCTTCGACAACAAAACCCACATCACCTAAACCAACGACTACAAAGCCCACAACTCCAAAATCAACCACTCCAAAGCCCACAACTCCAATACCCACAACTTCGATAACTTCCAATCCAAAACCAACAACTacgacgacaacaacaaccaccatTCGAACCACCGGCAAACCCAAGTTTAAGCCAAAGCCTAAACCCTATATTACAAGCACTCCAAAGCCTCTGGTAATCAAAACTAACCCGAGTATTTTGGAAGCCGAACCTTTGGATACCAGCGGTGAACCCACATTGCCACCCAGTCTACCgaacttaaaaataatccCTTTTCTCCCAACCGATGCTGTGGAAACGGTTTCCAAGGAGAAGTATTCGCCCAACTTCTATCAACAGACGGTGGCCTCGGATAAAATGGATGTGGTGGGGTATGATACCATGGATGATTCGGTAGCTCTGTTCTCGCAATCTCAGCCGGATCAGGCTGCCTATAAGTACAAGTTCAATGTGGAAGTGCCAGCAGTTGAATCCGCCCCAGAACCAGTTGTTCATGTGGGTGGTAAATATGAAGGCAGTGCTGCCTACGTGAACTTTGATTTTGATCAGCCGGTGGTGCCGCCCCCTCACAATGGGTTCTCACCACCCACCGAAACGGAGGGAGGGTTCATGCCCAAGGAACCGCTGGTCATCGATGGCGAGGTCCTTCAGGAACATGTCACCTCAAGTGAAATCAATGGGCCTCTTGACAACTTCCATGTGACGCATCACATTATCGAAATCACAACATCGGGGACACAAGCAAACGACACTGCTTCGATAG aaATCACTACACCCGATCCCTTTAAAGATGTCATACACACAGAGCCTTCGCCCAATCTCGATGAACTAATCGTTGACAAGGCGAACAAGAAGCCGATTGAAGAGCATATTGAGACTGTCACTTACAGTATTAGCAACTCAACAGCATCATCTACATCGTCAACCACCAGCAGCACAACAACGATAACGACAacaaagccaacaacaacagcaacaacaacaacggaaaaggaaaaggaagcCACCTCGATAGATAAATatgaaatcaataaattagaTAAGCTACTGGAAGAGCTGCTTGGCATGGAGTTGTCCAAAGAGGAAGTGGTGAGCAGCACAGTGCCGGCATTTAAGCAACTGCCAACAGCAACGCCAACAATAGCAGCAAtaccaacaacagcagcagcagcaacaccaacagcaacaacaacgacaagcACGGCAGCAAAATCCACCGCAGGTCGGCCACCAGCGACAACACGTGCTCCGGCCAAAAAGGGAAAtagtaaaacgaaaaacaaacagaCCACCGGCAACAGACGCAAAGTCCAGAGTGCCACGCGACGCCAgagcacggcagcaacaactaGAGCCCCACCAGTAACaacggcatcggcatcggcggCCACAACCACGGGGCAGCCCACAACAACGAGGGGCACACTGCATCCATTTTTAAACTCACCGTTCGACAAATTGCCCTTCATGGATACCAGCTATGAGGTTAGACCGCACCGAttgcagccgcagcagcaggcgTTGCAGGcaccgcagcaacagcagcaacatgagcCCCCACCGCAGCAATTCCACCATTACCAACATGCAACACGACCGCCGACGACAGCTCCACCAGCAGCATCATCCCCGGAGGATATGCTCCAGGGATCGGGCTTGGGCTTAGGTTCGGGTTCAGGTTCAGGTTCAGGTTCGGGGGAAAGGActggaggagcagcaggattTCTAGGGGGCGATGATCCCCTTGGTCAGCTCAAGTTGGCGGGCTGTAACATATACGGACGCATGTATCGGGTTGGCAGGATTATCGTGGAAT